The region TTCGTCGAGCAGATCGGCGTCGCGGGCGCCGCGGTCACGAGCACTCGGCTCTACCGCGGGCTCGCCGCGGTACTCGGTATGGGCTCGATCCACCTTCCGCCCGTCGACGACCTGGAGAAGGACCTCGCCGCACGGCTCGAGGCGGCAGAGGACCTCGTCGCCGGCGGGGCCCGGTTCGTGCACGTGCACACCAAGGCCACCGACGAGGCCGGGCACACCAAAGAGCCGTACGCCAAGCGCGACGTCCTGGAGGAGGTCGACCGCGGTCTGGCCGGCCTGGCCGATCTCGCCGGGCGGGCGATCGTCGCGGTCACCGGCGACCACGCCACCCCGTCCACCCACGGGGTGATGCACGCCGGGGAACCGACGCCGCTGGTCGTCGCGGGCCCGACCGTGCGCGCCGACGAGGTGACCGCGTTCGGCGAGCTGCCCGCGCACCGTGGCTGGTGGGGGCAGGTCCGCGCCCACGAACTGCTCCCGCTGCTGCTCGGCCAGGCCAACCGGCCGGTCCTCCTCGGCCACCGCATCACCGCACGCCCGGTGATCGCGCTGGCCGACGCGCCCGAGCCGATGCCCCTCGCGGATTCCTGATCGAGGGCGTGCTGCGTAAGGGCCCAGCTGGTCGTCCGTCGCTGAACGGAGGACTGCGGTCTCGTTCGGCGCGTCGGCTCCACCGGACCGCGGCCTCGAGGGCCGGCTGGGCTCACGGCGAGTTCGCCCGGACGATGACCGCGGGTCGCCGGAGGCGTCTAGCGTCCACCGACCGTGGGAACCGTCCGATCGCCCGCCGTCACCACCCTCGTCGTCGCCGCGGCTCTCGCGATCCCGGGGTGGCCGCGGCGTCGCCGGTCGTCCCGCCGGCGCGGCCGATCGACCTGCAGGCCCACCGCGGCGGGATGGAACTGTCGGTGGAGAGCTCGCTGCTGTCCTTCGGCACCGCGCTCGACCTCGGGGTCTCCACCCTGGAGCTCGACGTCCAGATCACCGCGGACGGGCACGCGATGGTCAGCCACGACCGGAAGGTCAACGGGGACGTCTGCACCGACACGCCCTGCTGGACATGGGCGTCGACGGCCTGATCACCGACCGGCTTCGCTGGCTGCTGCAGCGCCGCGGCGCCGAGCTGCCCCGACCGGTCCGGTGACGTCCCGGCCGGGGCTACCCGATCCCGACGTCTCCCTGCGCGACGTCCGAAGCTCCCCGGGCACGCCGACCCGCGAACGACGATCAGAGCGCACGTGTCGCCGTTGCGTCTCGCTGCGGGTCAGAAGAACCA is a window of Pseudonocardia sp. T1-2H DNA encoding:
- a CDS encoding glycerophosphodiester phosphodiesterase family protein, with translation MAAASPVVPPARPIDLQAHRGGMELSVESSLLSFGTALDLGVSTLELDVQITADGHAMVSHDRKVNGDVCTDTPCWTWASTA